GGTAAGACGCCAGTGCAAAGCCCCGGCGGGTGAACGCACAAACACGTGTGCCTTGCCAGAGTACAAACACCCCCGTCGACCGGTTGTCCACTCACCGGACGCAACGAGAGATCCAAAATGGAGCTGTCTGTGTAACATTtaagacaaaacaaagaaaagaagccTGCTGGGCGGTGTCGAACCTGACGTTAGAAACTCATCTTCCTCATTGATCCGCGCATTGATTTCTCATCCTGGCCGTTGTTTCAAACGGCAGGCTTCCTCCCCacgcccaccccaccccccccccttcttctgcCGTTCTTTAACACTCGCCGTGTCCATCCCCCATCCCACCTTCAATGTAATTACGCGCAAAGCCATTCTTAAACTCCACGCGATCGATGGCCACTAGGAACTGGTTTTGCTTCTCCTTTGCTCCTTTGGTACCTTGCGGTGTGCTGCGCATTGCATCATACTGCACATTCCGCCTCGAGCGAAGCGTTGCCTACATgaattaacaataataataatcgggaACGGCGGCGCAAAAGACAGCCGAAGGCATACGAGAGGAGATTCGAGGGGgggaagaggaaggaaggaagaaaggaaagcaagagggaaaaaacgTATTGATTCTTCCTGACCCCTTTGTTGACGAAGGTCATGGAGAAACCATttgagggatttatttttaaccaggtTCAAGCACTCTTTGAGGAAGTGATATCGCCCGCAGGGATGAGCGCATACGATGGCGGACGTCCACAAACACTGCACGACGACGGGGGAGCCCGTCAAGTGTCTTGCCTTGCACTCGCTCTTATCAGCTTTGTTTTTACGAGGCCCATTTGTGGGCGGCGGCCTCCCGTCTTCGAGGACCGCCTGATCTTAAAACCATCTGTCCGTGTGGAGACGCACACAGAAGGTTtcattgatgcaaaaaaaaaaaaaacaacccaaaaaacaaaaaccgttAGGCCGTTCATTTTGGTTCTAAATTACGGTTGAGTTCcctcaataaaagtaaataagtaaataatgaCAACGGAAGCAGACCAAATTGTAAGCGTTTTTCTGAAACAAGTTGCCGTCCTCATGCGGTTTTTCCATTCTTGTCGCAAAACAATTCCTTGTCGACCGATGAAGCGACTGCATTGATTTTAGTTCCACCAGTGAGGTCCCATTCTGCAGCAAGCCGCGCTGTACAAAACATCACGTGAGCAAACTGTGGATGCATCGCAGGGACTTTGTCGAAACTTAAATACAGGTTTGTATTGTATTACACGTAACGTACATACGTAAAACGAACAAAtcctaaaaaatgtattttgtcatcTTTGGTGTCTCCCTGGAAACCTTTGGAGTTGCAACAAACCAACTTATCCCACCATAGACAGTCAAGGACTTGATGGCATTGTGGTTGATTTGACTGGTTTCGTGCAGGCAACTGGGTTTTCATTCTCAATCAATGACGGTTGATTACAAGGTTATCAGTCCCAAGAGTTGCGTCGGGAAAGTTCCCGGACTGACGCCGCAAAAGGGATTTGACGTCCGCCGTACGTTTTCCCTTCCCTCTTAACTCAATTTCCCAGCCTTGTCCGCTGCTCCTTCGTGCACTTCCGGAAGGACTCGTCCGCAGTTCGGCCGTCACGACCGTCTTGATGTCGTCCGCATCTTCAAAACGTGTCCGCCTGTTGACTCCCTGAGCTTGGGGACGAGGACAAAAATCATTCCGAAGGTCGTGTTGGAAGGGAGGTTGCTCCAGCATGCTGCTATTCTTCTGGaccaggaactgtcagatgctcaggtTGACCTGCCACAATTTTGATATTCCGGCCTAAGTTTTGGAGGAAAAATCATCAGTCCCGGAACTTTTCTGAAACATCTCGTTTGTTCCGCAATGGAGGGTGGTCAgccttttgaaaatggatgtttggatgAGATGAGGTTGCTTAGTCCGATTTGGCGCCGGAGCTCAAATGTCCGACGGAGAGATTTTGTCGACGCACGGCCGTCGTCTTCGTGGGCTCTAACGtttgtctgtccctctgtctgtcccTTCACAAGCCCAGCTCGTAGTGGAGGCAGACACCTTCGGTAGCCAGGTGAGAATCCGGGGCAAGGAAACCAACTTCTACCTGTGCATGAACCGCCGGGGAAAGCTGGTAGGAAAGGTAagaattcattttcttcgcaaAAAGTCCAAAAGGATGGCGTTGCTTTGTGCCGACAAGCCTCTCGTCTCCTCTCGTCCCCGACCCGTTCCCTTCCTCAGAAGGCCAGCAACAGAAGCGCCGactgtgtctttgtggaaaAGGTCCTGGAAAACCACTACACGGCTCTGATGTCGGCTCGCTACACGGGCTGGTACGTGGGCTTCACCAAACGGGGGCGACCTCGCCGCGGCCCCCACACCCTCCCCAACCAGCAGGACGTGCACTTCATGAAGCGCTTCCCGCCCGGGGAGCAACCTGACCTCACCACGCCCTTCCGCTTCACCACCGTCGGCAAGAGAGGCAAGAGGGTGCGCGCCACCGGACCCCGCTAGCGGcggctcgcccccccccccccccccccccgcagacCCTCCGGGACTCGACCCGAGCATCAACCGAAAAGCCACCGCGTTCCGCCGAACGACGGGACAGACGTCGAGCAGAAACTCGATGAATCATTCACAGGGTTTTTTCTTTCCGCCAAGCATTTTGCCGCGGCGACTCCAGAGTTGTCGCGCATTCCTtcttattcctctcctttccgggaCCGACCGGACCCTCGGTGGTCCATCACTGGAAGCGACGCGGACCTGGTCTGCTTCCCTTCACAGACCAGAACTATTGACAGAATACCTGAAGGGCAGCCAAAAGAGTCCGAGGCTCCCGGCTCCACAAAGGCCTCGGTTCCGCGGCCGCAAAAAACACACATGGGCTTTTTACGTCTCCTGCTGTGGCCCAGCTGGATGATATCGAGAATGGAATTACAACTGGAGCGTACGGAGAGAGGACAAAGGTGAAAAGGGGTGAGGGGCTGCTCGCTGGAAAAGGAAAAGACTGCAAAGCCACGGAACCACCTGCGCACATCAACGACCCGTAACGGACTGCCGACACGGACGGGCCGGCCAGGGAAAGCGGCCCGCCGACGGACTCAACACGTGCATGCGTGTGACGGGACAAGTGAAGAAATCCACGTGTGTCTTCTCGTGTGTTTGTGGAAGTGGAATGTACCAaaaacaacgacgacgacgaccagCCGATCGCACGACACCAAAACATTTGCGCAACCAAAGACAACAGAAGGGGCCTTCTTCGGCTCTCCGCCCCTTTTGCCATGCCCGCAGAGGACGCGGAGCCCTCTGCTTGGAAGCGGGGGCTGGGGCGGCGAGGGGGAGGTGCCTTCTCCGCGAGCATCGCCATGGAAACGACCCCCAGGAGGATGCTGGCCTGCCATGCCGTGGATACAGAACGCTGCTACCAGGACGTTCGCCAAAGTGTCTCACGCATTCGAGCAGGAGAGCAAAAATATTAAAGGAACACTTTACTgaaagctatatatatatatatatatatatatatatatatattatatgtattaaaaaaaaaaaaaaagaagacagaaaCCTGAAATAAGCAATCCTACTATGATGGTTAGTATAATTATTAtgataaaattatttcatttatttatttcagctATGTGTGCAGCAGTCCTTCTCGACTCAGTAAACCTTACAGAACCATTTCATGCGTCTGTGAATTCATTCCCCCTCCAAAACGCCAAGCTCTATAAACAGCAACAAccacagcaacaaaaacaacccaaaaaaatcgaacagaaaatatttatatatgcaAGAAATATTTCACGATATAGGTCGATATTTAATGAGATGGTGGGGAGAAGCTCAGTCCCAGAATAAAaggtgctgctcctccgcatcgagaggaacCGCAGGAGGCCGCTCGGGCGTCCGGTCGCCGTGCCCCCTCCCGCCGGGATCCGGCTGACGGGGACCACCCGGGACGCAAAGGGGGGCCCTTTGGCTCACCCCCGCAAGAGTGGGCCGAAGCGGCCCGGGGGAGCGAAGTTTGCGCCTCCCCGCTCAGAAGCAAATTGATGGATCGAAATATTTCAAGATATTACTCAATGATTTCATGTCGGGCCCGTCGAGAAAAACTGCAGCTGCTCTTCTCATTTTGGCTCGCCTTTCAAACGATGAGGCTCACATTTGTGCTTAGAATCGAGACTTTAACCTCGCCGCCTCGCTCGATTTGGCATAATTCATTTCGGCGAGCCCAAATACTTTCGTCCAAGACCACGTGAAAAGATTTATTTCCtaccataaaaaacaaaaaaaacattgaagttCCCAAGACTAACAACGTCTGCCCATTATTTGCCATGAAATGAGTGGAATGTTGCAAATGAAAACGGGAAAACTTCATTTTGACCTGTTCACACTTTCAGTTGTGAGGCAGAAACGATTCTCAACGGTTCTTAAGTTCCGTGAAAGTGCATCATAACTTTTCAACTACAGGAAAACTCCATTTAAAGGTTTAGAACCGCTCAAGTCGTGCACAGTTTTTGCCTGACTAACAACAAAGAGCGAACGAGTCCACGCAACAAACTTTGAAGGACAAGCAAGCGAGTTGCCAGCCATCTTAAACTTGAACTAGGAGGCCAAAAGCAGAACTAGTAGGAGACGCTCGTCCGACTAGTGCGCCGAAGACATCCAAGACGCTTATCcgcacaggggtcgcgggagcggCGGGGCCAATCCCGGCTGAACGGCACTCTGGACTGGGCCACGTTACgccaccatcactgagtgggaactgaacccacgccgTCGACATCCAATTCAAGCATATGCACCACTACGCCACCGTTGACTCACGTACGTACTCATCCATGAACCATTAATGACAACAAAGGCTGTTGAATGCATGAATGGCCGCCATACTAGTCGCTACTACGAGTACCACGAGTACAAACGCATCCAGTCTGCGGCGGTTTTGCACACGGCGGTCACTCAAAGCCGCGTGTTGCCTGCCGTCCTACCCCGCAAGGAAAACACGGCCCGTTGtgttcctgccccccccccctcttccttCCAAATCGTAGCAGGAGGTCACTGCCAAGCGACCCGATCGCGCTGACTCGGCGCAGGCCAACGAGGATGCGGGATCGAGAGCGGTCGCTCGTCCGTTCGGGGAACGGCGGAAATATTTTGCCGAGAGCGGAAGGTGGACGGTCATCGCGTCGGGGAAGGAATGTCAAATATGCGCGTGACCCGAGAGCTGCAGGAATTACGGGCCGAAATCCCGCAGACCCCGGTACGTATGCATCCTGCACCAAAAACACACGACGCGCTCCCAGAATTCCAAAGATGGGAGAAAAACAACCACGTTCCGGGACAAAGTCCGCCCTTTCCAATGAACAATACGTAGACACGTTCTTGTCCAGCAGTCTTGTATTTATTCAAACATGCATTCTTCTCTAACTTGTACAAGATGGTCTGGGTGGCCTCCTGCAACAGGTTGTTTCTGAGCGCGCtgcaaggaaaaacaaaaaaaacgaccaaATGTTGC
The sequence above is drawn from the Syngnathoides biaculeatus isolate LvHL_M chromosome 11, ASM1980259v1, whole genome shotgun sequence genome and encodes:
- the fgf18a gene encoding fibroblast growth factor 18a, translating into MWSLLSTLTVLCIQMLLVMCNPLQVLGVDGVNFSVHVENQTQVRDTMSRRHHRVYQLYSRTSGKHVQVLGRRISARGEDGDKYAQLVVEADTFGSQVRIRGKETNFYLCMNRRGKLVGKKASNRSADCVFVEKVLENHYTALMSARYTGWYVGFTKRGRPRRGPHTLPNQQDVHFMKRFPPGEQPDLTTPFRFTTVGKRGKRVRATGPR